One segment of Prosthecodimorpha staleyi DNA contains the following:
- a CDS encoding type II secretion system F family protein: MFKTIMTLMTDPSFMLGVLVAIGVAATIITLTMPLLERDQLKTRMKAVGVEREKIRARERARLAAESKISLRNEPKAYMRELVDRFNLRETLADEGTQNKLRMAGFRGQAPITVYLFARFVLPFALFILGATYFFVLAKGSATPAGMKVAYSVGLAGLGLYLPNLYLTNMIQKRQVSIRRAWPDALDLTLICVESGMSIEAAFRRVAEEIGSSSIPLAEEMSLTCAELSFLQERRKAYENLAMRTGLESVKGVVTALIQAERYGTPLGQALRVLSQESRDARMAEAEKKAAALPPKLTVPMIVFFLPVLFIVIMGPAMIQLLKLN; the protein is encoded by the coding sequence ATGTTCAAGACCATCATGACGCTGATGACGGATCCGAGCTTCATGCTCGGCGTCCTCGTCGCCATCGGCGTCGCCGCCACGATCATCACCCTGACCATGCCGCTGCTGGAGCGCGACCAGTTGAAGACGCGCATGAAGGCGGTCGGCGTCGAGCGCGAGAAGATCCGGGCGCGCGAGCGGGCGCGGCTGGCGGCGGAATCGAAGATCAGCCTGCGCAACGAGCCGAAGGCCTATATGCGCGAGCTGGTCGACCGGTTCAATCTGCGCGAGACGCTCGCCGACGAGGGCACCCAGAACAAGCTGCGCATGGCCGGCTTCCGCGGCCAGGCGCCGATCACCGTCTATCTGTTCGCGCGCTTCGTGCTGCCCTTCGCGCTGTTCATCCTCGGCGCGACCTATTTCTTCGTGCTGGCCAAGGGATCGGCGACGCCGGCCGGCATGAAGGTGGCGTATTCGGTCGGCCTCGCCGGGCTCGGCCTCTATCTGCCCAACCTTTATCTCACCAACATGATCCAGAAGCGCCAGGTCTCGATCCGGCGTGCCTGGCCGGATGCGCTCGACCTGACGCTGATCTGTGTGGAATCCGGCATGTCGATCGAGGCGGCCTTCCGCCGGGTGGCCGAGGAGATCGGCTCCTCCTCGATCCCGCTCGCCGAGGAGATGTCGCTGACCTGCGCCGAACTCTCCTTCCTGCAGGAGCGGCGCAAGGCCTACGAGAACCTGGCCATGCGCACCGGCCTGGAATCGGTCAAGGGCGTGGTCACGGCGCTGATCCAGGCGGAGCGCTACGGCACGCCGCTCGGCCAGGCGCTGCGCGTGCTGTCGCAGGAAAGCCGCGACGCGCGCATGGCCGAGGCCGAGAAGAAGGCCGCCGCGCTGCCGCCCAAGCTGACCGTGCCGATGATCGTGTTCTTCCTGCCGGTGCTGTTCATCGTCATCATGGGTCCGGCCATGATCCAGCTGCTCAAGCTGAACTGA
- a CDS encoding Flp family type IVb pilin yields MTRRLLRCLADDRAATAVEYSLVGALIAVAIVVAVTALSTGLSDAYGMLRDRIGASVRSG; encoded by the coding sequence ATGACACGCAGGCTCTTGCGCTGCCTCGCCGACGACCGGGCGGCGACCGCCGTCGAATACAGTCTGGTCGGCGCCCTGATCGCGGTCGCGATCGTGGTCGCCGTGACGGCGCTGTCGACCGGCCTGTCCGATGCCTACGGCATGCTGCGCGACCGCATCGGTGCCTCGGTCCGGTCGGGTTAA
- a CDS encoding tetratricopeptide repeat protein — MSHLPRPLPVLVLAVTAALMVGGCARKPQQPDPATTGSIGPQAEESLKTSVDSWARRYVEAPENRDTILGYAQALRLNGQTQQSVEVLRRAILVYPKDGQIASAYGKALASNGDLETALKVVRNANSLTTPDWRLLSAEGAILDQLGNVGEARKAYQTALKIVPDEPSVLNNLGLSYLLANEAANAEATLRKAAAQPRADSRVRQNLALALGLQGKFDEAEKVARAELSPAQAQENVNYLRAMLAQQSTFKDVRQPDRRKTGA; from the coding sequence ATGTCTCATCTTCCGCGTCCCCTGCCCGTTCTCGTCCTCGCCGTGACCGCCGCGCTGATGGTCGGCGGCTGCGCCCGCAAGCCGCAGCAGCCGGATCCGGCGACCACCGGCAGCATCGGCCCGCAGGCCGAGGAAAGTCTCAAGACGAGCGTCGACAGCTGGGCCAGGCGCTATGTCGAGGCGCCCGAGAACCGCGACACGATCCTCGGCTATGCCCAGGCACTGCGGCTGAACGGCCAGACCCAGCAATCCGTCGAGGTGCTGCGCCGCGCCATCCTGGTCTATCCGAAGGATGGCCAGATCGCGTCGGCCTACGGCAAGGCGCTGGCCTCCAACGGCGACCTGGAAACGGCCCTGAAGGTCGTCCGCAACGCCAATTCGCTGACCACCCCGGACTGGCGCCTGCTTTCCGCGGAAGGCGCCATTCTGGATCAGCTCGGCAATGTCGGCGAGGCGCGCAAGGCCTATCAGACGGCCCTGAAGATCGTGCCCGACGAGCCGAGCGTCCTGAACAATCTCGGCCTGTCCTATCTGCTCGCCAACGAGGCGGCCAATGCCGAGGCGACCCTGCGCAAGGCCGCCGCCCAGCCGCGCGCCGACAGCCGCGTGCGCCAGAATCTCGCACTCGCGCTCGGCCTGCAGGGCAAGTTCGACGAGGCCGAGAAGGTGGCGCGCGCCGAACTCTCGCCCGCCCAGGCGCAGGAGAACGTGAACTATCTGCGCGCCATGCTGGCCCAGCAGAGCACCTTCAAGGATGTCCGCCAGCCGGACCGGCGCAAGACCGGCGCCTGA
- a CDS encoding AAA family ATPase yields the protein MSPADKIMPGLDLRSIPRIAVQAFCETKEVADVVEAAAADRRMVKAHTKVQTGGLAAAVEFYGTAPTPNLVIVESREGRDVILGQLDQLAENCDPGSKVIVIGHINDVILYRELTRRGVSEYMVAPISVFDLIREIGEIYYKPDAAPLGRTVAFVGAKGGCGASTLSHNVAWACAKTYNHEVVLADLDLAFGTAGLDFNLDPTQGIGDALAAPERVDDVYLDRLLAKCAENLHLLAAPATLDRAYEYDEGAFDPIIDATRTGVPIVVLDVPHLWNGWVRRVLRSVDEAVLVCAPDLANLRNAKNLADTLKQARPNDAPPRLVMNMVGVPKRPEIKPEEFAKALGLPITAQIPFDAALFGTASNNGQMIAETDPKSAVGETFRHLAQVVTGKHEIKKARRSPFAPLLARLRGAK from the coding sequence ATGAGCCCTGCGGACAAGATCATGCCCGGCCTCGATCTCAGGTCGATCCCGCGCATCGCCGTGCAGGCCTTCTGCGAGACGAAGGAGGTGGCCGATGTCGTCGAGGCCGCCGCCGCCGACCGCCGCATGGTCAAGGCCCATACCAAGGTGCAGACCGGCGGGCTCGCCGCGGCGGTGGAATTCTATGGCACCGCGCCGACCCCGAACCTCGTCATCGTCGAATCGCGCGAGGGTCGTGATGTGATCCTCGGCCAGCTCGACCAGTTGGCCGAGAATTGCGACCCCGGCTCGAAGGTGATCGTGATCGGGCATATCAACGACGTGATTCTCTATCGTGAGCTGACGCGGCGCGGCGTCTCGGAATACATGGTCGCGCCGATCTCGGTGTTCGATCTCATTCGCGAGATCGGTGAAATCTACTACAAGCCCGATGCTGCGCCGCTCGGCCGCACGGTCGCCTTCGTCGGCGCCAAGGGCGGCTGCGGCGCCTCGACGCTGTCGCACAATGTCGCCTGGGCTTGCGCCAAGACCTACAATCACGAGGTGGTGCTGGCCGATCTCGACCTCGCCTTCGGCACGGCGGGGCTGGACTTCAACCTCGACCCGACCCAGGGCATCGGCGATGCGCTGGCGGCGCCCGAGCGGGTCGACGATGTCTATCTCGACCGTCTGCTCGCCAAATGCGCCGAGAATCTCCACCTGCTGGCCGCCCCGGCGACGCTCGACCGCGCCTACGAATATGACGAGGGCGCGTTCGATCCGATCATCGATGCCACCCGCACCGGGGTGCCGATCGTGGTTCTGGACGTGCCGCATCTTTGGAACGGCTGGGTCCGGCGGGTGCTGCGCTCGGTCGACGAGGCGGTGCTGGTCTGCGCCCCCGACCTCGCCAATCTGCGCAACGCCAAGAACCTGGCCGACACCTTGAAGCAGGCGCGCCCGAACGATGCGCCGCCGCGCCTGGTCATGAACATGGTCGGCGTCCCGAAGCGGCCGGAGATCAAGCCGGAAGAATTCGCCAAGGCGCTCGGTCTGCCGATCACCGCGCAGATCCCGTTCGACGCCGCCCTGTTCGGCACCGCCTCGAACAACGGCCAGATGATCGCCGAGACCGATCCGAAAAGCGCGGTCGGCGAAACCTTCCGCCATCTCGCGCAGGTCGTCACCGGCAAGCACGAAATCAAGAAGGCGAGGCGCTCTCCCTTCGCGCCGCTGCTGGCGCGGTTGCGGGGTGCCAAGTGA
- a CDS encoding type II secretion system F family protein, whose product MFGPTFTILAIAVLAMLSAGGIAWALLYSRVQSENLTEKRVGALIDRERVSSEKRIQAEQSQRRRGIQDAIRDFEAKQQAKLKQNASPPLTLRLSQAGLKWTKKSFFIFSVLCGLGFVVLSLFIKAKLFIAAGAFIIGAFGFPRWFLAFRRKRRIKQFVDELPNAVDVIVRGIKSGLPLGDCLRIIANESREPVRSEFRQIVEAQHMGVPLGEACQKLFERMPVQEANFFGIVIMIQQKAGGNLSETLGNLSRVLRDRKKMRAKIAAVSMEAKASAGIIGSLPVIVSLLVYVTSPNYISVLFTTTAGNMIVASGLLYMFIGIMVMKKMINFDF is encoded by the coding sequence ATGTTCGGGCCGACCTTCACAATCCTGGCCATTGCGGTGCTGGCCATGCTGTCGGCGGGCGGGATCGCCTGGGCGCTGCTCTATTCGCGCGTCCAGTCCGAGAACCTGACCGAGAAGCGCGTCGGCGCGCTGATCGACCGGGAGCGGGTCTCTTCGGAGAAGCGCATCCAGGCCGAGCAGAGCCAGCGCCGGCGTGGCATCCAGGATGCCATCCGCGATTTCGAGGCCAAGCAGCAGGCCAAGCTGAAGCAGAACGCCTCGCCGCCGCTCACGCTCCGGCTCAGTCAGGCCGGGCTGAAATGGACCAAGAAGAGCTTCTTCATCTTCTCGGTCCTGTGCGGGCTCGGCTTCGTCGTGCTGTCCCTGTTCATCAAGGCCAAACTGTTCATCGCCGCCGGCGCCTTCATCATCGGCGCCTTCGGCTTTCCGCGCTGGTTCCTGGCGTTCCGGCGCAAGCGGCGGATCAAGCAGTTCGTCGACGAATTGCCCAATGCGGTCGACGTGATCGTGCGCGGCATCAAGTCCGGCCTGCCGCTCGGCGACTGTCTGCGCATCATCGCCAACGAATCGCGCGAGCCGGTGCGCAGCGAGTTCCGCCAGATCGTCGAGGCGCAGCATATGGGCGTCCCGCTCGGCGAGGCCTGCCAGAAGCTGTTCGAGCGGATGCCGGTGCAGGAGGCCAACTTCTTCGGCATCGTGATCATGATCCAGCAGAAGGCCGGCGGCAATCTGTCCGAAACGCTCGGCAACCTCTCGCGAGTCCTCCGCGACCGCAAGAAGATGCGCGCCAAGATCGCCGCCGTGTCGATGGAGGCCAAGGCCTCCGCCGGTATCATCGGCTCGCTGCCCGTGATCGTCTCGCTGCTCGTCTATGTCACGAGCCCGAACTACATCTCGGTGCTGTTCACGACGACGGCCGGCAACATGATCGTGGCGAGCGGCCTGCTCTACATGTTCATCGGGATCATGGTCATGAAGAAGATGATCAACTTCGATTTCTGA
- a CDS encoding type II and III secretion system protein family protein: protein MVRTFLSVAFLAVAALAAGPGLTGGTVLAAETGGAWRGQNAAPRPLKLAVSKSTIIDFDEEIRDVLVSNPQIADAVVRTNRRLYLLGNKFGTTNVVVFGGNGRQIANYELQVQPDTATLEGLLRRLVPTGDIKVEAVAGTVVLSGSVRSPSDAMQALEVASRFVGAPVGGGTTGSTAAAGGGGSSASSTGDSLQVVNALTIRGKDQVMLKVTIAEVQRSVVKQLGIDLAAVATGGSFTTAFATSNPFAVNGSSGAGLVPYSSGTPTFSNVNGNNRFQATVQALEQNGLMRTLAEPTLTAISGEEATFLVGGEFPIPVSQQNGSITVEFKKYGIALSFVPVVLAEGRISVKVNTEVSEPTSEGSFSIGSSTSSSLNIQALRVRRADSTLEVPSGGTIVMAGLIRDDVRQSLAGVPGAMSLPILGALFRSRDYQRSQSELAIFVQPIVVQPVAPGKLIRPDQNFQASSDSAATFLGRLNRTYRSDGRSTAGAYHGQYGFIYE from the coding sequence ATGGTTCGCACATTCCTTTCAGTGGCTTTCCTGGCAGTGGCCGCGCTGGCCGCCGGCCCGGGCCTGACAGGCGGAACCGTCCTGGCGGCGGAGACCGGCGGTGCGTGGCGCGGACAGAATGCCGCGCCGCGGCCGCTGAAACTCGCTGTCTCGAAGTCGACCATCATCGACTTCGACGAGGAGATCCGCGACGTCCTGGTCTCCAACCCGCAGATCGCCGATGCGGTGGTGCGCACCAACCGGCGCCTCTATCTGCTTGGCAACAAGTTCGGCACCACCAACGTCGTCGTATTCGGCGGCAACGGCCGCCAGATCGCCAACTACGAACTCCAGGTCCAGCCCGATACGGCGACGCTGGAGGGCCTCCTGCGCCGGCTCGTGCCGACCGGGGACATCAAGGTCGAGGCGGTCGCCGGAACGGTCGTGCTGAGCGGGTCCGTGCGCAGCCCGTCCGATGCCATGCAGGCGCTCGAAGTCGCCAGCCGCTTCGTCGGGGCGCCGGTCGGCGGCGGTACCACGGGCTCGACGGCCGCGGCGGGCGGCGGCGGTTCCTCGGCCAGTTCGACCGGCGATTCGCTGCAGGTGGTCAATGCGCTGACCATCCGCGGCAAGGATCAGGTGATGCTCAAGGTGACCATCGCCGAAGTGCAGCGCTCGGTCGTCAAGCAGCTCGGCATCGATCTCGCCGCCGTCGCCACCGGCGGCAGTTTCACGACCGCCTTCGCGACCTCCAACCCCTTCGCGGTCAACGGCTCCTCCGGTGCCGGCCTGGTGCCCTATTCGAGCGGCACGCCGACCTTCTCGAACGTCAACGGCAACAACCGCTTCCAGGCGACCGTCCAGGCCCTGGAGCAGAACGGCCTGATGCGCACCCTGGCCGAACCGACGCTGACCGCCATCTCGGGCGAGGAGGCGACCTTCCTGGTCGGCGGCGAGTTCCCGATCCCGGTGTCGCAGCAGAACGGCTCGATCACGGTCGAATTCAAGAAATACGGCATCGCGCTCAGCTTCGTGCCGGTCGTCCTGGCCGAAGGCCGCATCAGCGTCAAGGTCAACACGGAAGTCTCCGAGCCGACCTCGGAAGGCTCCTTCTCGATCGGCAGTTCGACCTCGTCGTCGCTCAACATCCAGGCACTGCGCGTCCGCCGCGCGGATTCCACTCTCGAGGTGCCGTCGGGCGGCACGATCGTGATGGCCGGTCTGATCCGCGACGACGTGCGCCAGTCCCTGGCCGGCGTTCCGGGCGCGATGAGCCTGCCGATCCTCGGCGCGCTGTTCCGCAGCCGGGACTACCAGCGCTCGCAGAGCGAACTGGCGATCTTCGTCCAGCCGATCGTCGTGCAGCCGGTCGCGCCCGGCAAGCTGATCCGGCCGGACCAGAACTTCCAGGCGTCCTCGGATTCCGCCGCGACCTTCCTCGGCCGGCTGAACCGCACCTATCGATCCGACGGCCGTTCGACCGCCGGCGCCTATCATGGCCAGTACGGCTTCATCTACGAATAA
- a CDS encoding CpaF family protein, giving the protein MFGKRGASGTGTVPPPPPKPVSAASAGSSRPPEPSSPPGAADTAIPPNRPEARPRSEEYYDVKSSIFSALIDTIDLSQLARLDIESAREEIRDVVNEIIQLKNVVMSIAEQEELLEDIVNDVLGYGPLEPLLARDDIADIMVNGAERTFIEVSGKVQLTNIRFRDNQQLMNICQRIVSQVGRRVDESSPICDARLPDGSRVNVIAPPLAIDGPALTIRKFKKDKLTLDQLVKFGSISPEGATVLQVIGLSRCNVIVSGGTGSGKTTLLNCLTRYIETTERIVTCEDAAELQLQQPHVVRLETRPPNLEGEGQVTMRDLVRNCLRMRPERIIVGEVRGPEAFDLLQAMNTGHDGSMGTLHANSPREALSRMESMITMGGFSLPSKTIREMIVSSVDVIVQAARLRDGSRRITHITEVMGMEGDVIITQDLFLYEILGEDEHGRIIGRHRSTGIGRPRFWERARYYNQEKRLADALDKADIGEAAA; this is encoded by the coding sequence ATGTTCGGTAAGCGCGGAGCATCAGGCACTGGAACGGTCCCGCCGCCCCCACCGAAACCGGTGTCGGCGGCGTCGGCCGGATCTTCGCGACCGCCCGAACCGTCGTCCCCGCCGGGGGCGGCGGATACGGCCATTCCGCCGAACCGCCCCGAGGCACGGCCGCGCTCGGAAGAATATTACGACGTCAAGAGCTCGATCTTCTCCGCGCTGATCGACACGATCGACCTCTCCCAGCTGGCCCGGCTCGATATCGAGTCCGCCCGCGAGGAGATCCGCGACGTCGTCAACGAGATCATCCAGCTGAAGAACGTGGTGATGTCCATCGCCGAGCAGGAAGAGCTGCTCGAGGACATCGTCAACGACGTGCTCGGCTACGGTCCGCTCGAGCCGCTGCTGGCGCGCGACGACATCGCCGACATCATGGTCAACGGCGCCGAACGGACCTTCATCGAAGTGTCCGGCAAGGTGCAGCTGACCAATATCCGGTTCCGCGACAATCAGCAGCTGATGAACATCTGCCAGCGCATCGTCAGCCAGGTCGGCCGGCGCGTCGACGAATCGAGCCCGATCTGCGACGCGCGCCTGCCCGACGGGTCGCGCGTCAACGTGATCGCTCCGCCGCTGGCCATCGACGGCCCGGCCCTCACCATCCGCAAGTTCAAGAAGGACAAGCTGACCCTCGACCAGCTGGTGAAGTTCGGCTCCATCTCGCCGGAGGGGGCGACCGTCCTGCAGGTGATCGGTCTCAGCCGGTGCAACGTCATCGTCTCGGGCGGCACCGGTTCGGGCAAGACGACGCTGCTCAACTGCCTGACGCGCTACATCGAGACCACCGAACGCATCGTCACCTGCGAGGACGCGGCCGAATTGCAGCTGCAGCAGCCGCATGTGGTGCGCCTGGAAACCCGTCCGCCGAACCTGGAGGGCGAGGGTCAGGTGACCATGCGCGACCTCGTCCGCAACTGCCTGCGCATGCGTCCCGAACGGATCATCGTCGGCGAGGTGCGCGGACCGGAGGCCTTCGACCTGTTGCAGGCGATGAACACGGGCCATGACGGCTCGATGGGCACGCTGCACGCCAACAGCCCGCGCGAGGCCCTGTCGCGCATGGAATCCATGATCACGATGGGCGGCTTCTCGCTGCCCTCCAAGACCATCCGCGAGATGATCGTGTCCTCGGTCGACGTCATCGTCCAGGCCGCGCGCCTGCGCGACGGGTCGCGCCGGATCACGCACATCACCGAGGTGATGGGCATGGAAGGCGACGTGATCATCACCCAGGACCTGTTCCTCTACGAGATCCTCGGCGAGGACGAGCATGGCCGGATCATCGGCCGGCACCGCTCGACCGGCATCGGCCGGCCGCGCTTCTGGGAACGGGCGCGCTACTACAACCAGGAAAAGCGGTTGGCCGACGCGCTCGACAAGGCCGACATCGGCGAGGCGGCAGCGTGA
- a CDS encoding CpaD family pilus assembly protein — protein sequence MRPSDSAPTRSGAAGAPGLATALAAAALMLAGCSGVPKSEPTITGSVPHDGYRTRHPIVLSESAETLDIPVGSQSGRLTETTAETVAAFGAQSRERGASGVTILVPSGSGNETAAYQMSRAVKTALQRGGVPAHAISLAPYKVEQAAADAPIRLAYPRVVAGVPHACGTWPDQVVGQFDNTDYYNFGCAYQANIAAMVVDPSDLVTPKGMPASDATRRTTVISKYRQGAPTKSETALDKKSISNIGN from the coding sequence ATGCGTCCCTCCGATTCCGCTCCGACCCGTTCCGGTGCCGCCGGTGCTCCGGGTCTGGCGACTGCGCTCGCCGCCGCCGCGCTGATGCTCGCCGGCTGCTCCGGCGTTCCCAAGTCGGAACCGACCATCACCGGCTCGGTCCCGCATGACGGCTACCGGACACGGCATCCGATCGTGCTTTCCGAATCCGCCGAGACACTGGACATTCCGGTCGGCTCGCAGTCCGGCCGGCTCACCGAGACGACCGCCGAGACCGTTGCGGCCTTCGGCGCCCAGTCGCGCGAGCGCGGCGCGAGCGGGGTGACGATCCTGGTGCCGAGCGGCTCCGGCAACGAGACCGCCGCCTACCAGATGTCGCGCGCGGTCAAGACCGCCTTGCAGCGCGGCGGCGTGCCCGCCCACGCCATCAGTCTCGCGCCCTACAAGGTCGAGCAGGCCGCCGCCGATGCACCGATCCGTCTCGCCTATCCGCGCGTCGTGGCGGGCGTGCCGCATGCCTGCGGCACCTGGCCCGATCAGGTGGTCGGCCAGTTCGACAACACCGACTACTACAATTTCGGCTGCGCCTATCAGGCCAACATCGCCGCCATGGTGGTCGACCCGAGCGATCTGGTGACGCCGAAAGGCATGCCGGCCTCGGACGCCACCAGGCGCACCACCGTCATCTCGAAATACCGCCAGGGCGCGCCGACCAAGTCGGAAACCGCCCTGGACAAGAAGTCGATCTCGAATATCGGGAACTGA
- a CDS encoding pilus assembly protein N-terminal domain-containing protein: MRTALALLLAALPFLAGPAGAKDPILVTMDRAKVMRISTPADTVIVGNPGIADAVVHDRQTLIITGRMVGVTNLVILDKKGDPIADETITVEKIQQNLVTVQRGNQRSSYFCTPHCASMMEVGDSPDSFGTAQAQISQRNSLGAQFTGGPPGQQ; encoded by the coding sequence ATGCGTACCGCCCTGGCCCTTCTCCTGGCCGCCCTCCCGTTCCTTGCCGGACCCGCCGGCGCGAAGGATCCGATCCTGGTCACCATGGATCGCGCCAAGGTGATGCGCATCTCCACGCCCGCCGACACCGTGATCGTCGGCAATCCGGGCATCGCCGATGCCGTCGTGCACGACCGGCAGACCCTGATCATCACCGGCCGCATGGTCGGCGTCACCAATCTGGTCATCCTGGACAAGAAGGGCGACCCGATCGCCGACGAGACCATCACGGTCGAGAAGATCCAGCAGAACCTGGTCACGGTTCAGCGCGGCAACCAGCGCTCCAGCTATTTCTGCACGCCGCATTGCGCGTCCATGATGGAAGTCGGCGATTCGCCGGATTCCTTCGGCACCGCGCAGGCCCAGATCAGCCAGCGCAACTCGCTCGGCGCCCAGTTCACCGGCGGCCCCCCCGGCCAGCAATAG
- the cpaB gene encoding Flp pilus assembly protein CpaB, whose product MKVARLLVLTVAIGAGLAAAMVATSMIGTNEAPPSTPVADAPAPRMDTVEVLVLGRDIPMGGKVAAADLIWQPWPKSGMSEAYIAKANRPNATLELVGTIARQPIAAGEPVREGRLIKSDRGYMSVILSPGMRALAVEVKAVSTAGGFVLPNDHVDIILTRAAPKTAGSSGGDPFVSETLLTNIRVLAIDQQVIEKGEPAVVARDTATLELTPRQVEIVAQAQQLGTISLVLRSIRDADVPIADDGNRNEATSAVRVVRYGVTSRVTTR is encoded by the coding sequence ATGAAAGTCGCGCGTCTCCTGGTATTGACCGTCGCCATCGGCGCAGGGCTGGCCGCCGCCATGGTGGCGACCAGCATGATCGGCACCAACGAGGCCCCGCCGTCCACGCCCGTCGCCGACGCCCCCGCGCCGCGGATGGATACGGTCGAGGTCCTGGTGCTCGGCCGCGACATCCCGATGGGCGGCAAGGTCGCGGCGGCCGATCTCATCTGGCAGCCCTGGCCGAAGAGCGGCATGAGCGAGGCCTATATCGCCAAGGCCAACCGCCCCAACGCGACGCTCGAACTGGTCGGCACCATCGCCCGGCAGCCGATCGCGGCCGGCGAGCCGGTGCGCGAGGGCCGGCTGATCAAGTCGGATCGCGGCTACATGTCGGTGATCCTGTCGCCGGGCATGCGCGCCCTGGCGGTCGAGGTCAAGGCCGTCTCCACGGCCGGCGGCTTCGTCCTGCCGAACGACCATGTCGACATCATCCTGACCCGCGCCGCGCCGAAGACCGCAGGATCTTCGGGCGGCGACCCGTTCGTTTCCGAGACCCTGCTGACCAACATCCGCGTCCTCGCCATCGACCAGCAGGTGATCGAGAAGGGCGAGCCGGCGGTGGTGGCGCGCGATACCGCGACGCTCGAGCTGACCCCGCGCCAGGTCGAGATCGTCGCCCAGGCGCAGCAGCTCGGCACCATCTCGCTGGTCCTGCGCTCCATCCGGGATGCCGACGTGCCGATCGCCGACGACGGCAACCGAAACGAGGCGACGAGTGCCGTCCGGGTGGTGCGCTACGGCGTCACCAGCCGGGTGACGACGCGCTGA
- a CDS encoding A24 family peptidase: protein MLEPAVAVVFPLLVAYAAVTDFLTMTIANRVSILLVAFFLLLAPFVGMTPAAFGLHFAAAFAVFAAGYICFVCGWMGGGDVKFGAAVALWLGMPHLLEFMILFSLYGGALTLFVLVISKHLEPLPVLQLGFLAKFAEKRTVPYGIALAAAALTVYPKSIWVQSII from the coding sequence ATGCTCGAGCCGGCTGTTGCCGTGGTCTTCCCCCTGCTCGTCGCCTACGCGGCGGTGACGGACTTCCTGACCATGACCATCGCGAACCGGGTCTCGATCCTGCTCGTGGCCTTCTTCCTGCTGCTCGCTCCCTTCGTCGGCATGACGCCGGCGGCCTTCGGGCTGCATTTCGCGGCGGCTTTCGCGGTCTTTGCGGCCGGCTACATCTGCTTCGTCTGCGGCTGGATGGGCGGCGGCGACGTGAAGTTCGGCGCCGCCGTGGCGCTCTGGCTGGGCATGCCGCACCTGCTCGAGTTCATGATCCTGTTCTCGCTCTACGGCGGTGCGCTGACGCTGTTCGTGCTGGTGATCTCGAAGCATCTGGAGCCGTTGCCGGTGCTGCAGCTGGGCTTCCTGGCCAAGTTCGCCGAGAAGCGGACTGTTCCGTACGGAATTGCCCTCGCGGCGGCAGCCCTGACGGTCTACCCGAAGTCGATCTGGGTGCAGAGCATCATCTGA
- a CDS encoding Flp family type IVb pilin, whose amino-acid sequence MTKFAHFLKDESGATAIEYGLIASLIAIAIIAGATALGTTLNDSFNYIKSKIKTS is encoded by the coding sequence ATGACCAAGTTCGCTCACTTCCTGAAGGACGAGTCGGGCGCCACCGCGATCGAGTACGGCCTGATCGCTTCGCTGATCGCCATCGCGATCATCGCCGGTGCGACCGCCCTCGGCACCACGCTGAACGACTCGTTCAACTACATCAAGAGCAAGATCAAGACCTCGTAA